A portion of the Oncorhynchus masou masou isolate Uvic2021 chromosome 11, UVic_Omas_1.1, whole genome shotgun sequence genome contains these proteins:
- the LOC135548801 gene encoding protein YIPF5 → MSGFDNFNTDFYQSSYSVDDQGQPAGYGYSNTEDPYKQGQYDYSQPMGYSAPGMMQPQQPYTGQIYQPTPAFTPSPTQSMYGSSFDDEPPLLEELGINFDHIWQKTLTVLHPMKAADGNIMNETDLAGPMVFCLAFGATLLLTGKIQFGYVYGISVIGCLGMYCLLNLMSMTGVSFGCVASVLGYCLLPMILLASFGIIFSLQGMFGIIIAATIIGWCSFSASKIFISALAMDGQQLLVAYPCALLYGVFALISVF, encoded by the exons ATGTCAGGGTTTGACAACTTCAACACAGATTTCTACCAGTCCAGCTACAGTGTAGATGACCAAGGCCAACCTGCTGGATATGGCTACAGTAACACAGAAGACCCCTACAAACA GGGTCAGTATGACTACTCCCAACCGATGGGATACTCAGCCCCAGGGATGATGCAACCCCAGCAGCCCTACACAGGCCAGATCTACCAACCCACACCAGCCTTCACACCTTCCCCCACACAGTCCATGTACGGCAGCAGCTTTGATGACGAGCCCCCACTGCTGGAGG AATTGGGCATTAACTTTGACCACATCTGGCAGAAGACCCTGACAGTGCTCCACCCCATGAAGGCAGCAGATGGTAACATTATGAACGAGACTGACCTGGCTGGGCCCATGGTGTTCTGTCTGGCCTTCGGAGCCACCTTACTTCTG ACAGGAAAGATCCAGTTTGGCTATGTGTATGGCATCAGCGTCATCGGCTGCCTGGGGATGTACTGTCTCCTCAACCTAATGAGCATGACAGGTGTGTCGTTTGGCTGTGTCGCCAGTGTACTGGGCTACTGCCTTCTACCCATGATCCTCCTTGCCAGCTTCGGAATCATCTTTTCTTTACA AGGCATGTTTGGAATAATCATCGCAGCCACAATAATTGGCTGGTGCAGTTTCTCTGCTTCCAAGATCTTCATCTCGGCCCTGGCCATGGACGGACAGCAACTTCTGGTGGCGTACCCCTGTGCCCTCCTCTATGGGGTGTTTGCCCTCATCTCTGTCTTCtga